The genomic window CCCGCGCGCCGGCTTCGAGACGCCCGACCAGGTCAAGGCGCTGGTGCGCGAGGGTGTGGAGCGCTACTCGGCCATCCTGCGCGAGGCGGGGGTACCGAAGCAGTAAGGCGGCGGCGCGTCAGCGCTCGGCCGGGGGCGTGCGGGCGGCATAGGCCGCCCAATCCGCATGGCGGGTGGCCTTCGCCCGCCAGTCGCCCTCGGGAATGCGCGGATGGCGCGCGGCCTCGTCCATCACATAGGCATAGGCGCGGACCATGCCGTCCGCGACCCGCACGGGCAGCACCGTGCGCCGATACAGCCCGCCAGGCGCGCCGCCGGGTGGGCTGCCCTCCAGCGCGTCCATGGCGGCGAGCCGCGCCAGCGGCAGCTCCAGCACCTCGCCCGCCACCTCGCCGTCACCGAGGGCCAGGGCGGGGTAGGGGCCGCAATCATGCAGCACGCCCGCCACCCGCCCGGCCTCGCGCGGCAGGCCGTCGAGGTGGTGGGCATTGGCCTCGCCCGCCATCAGCGTGCCGTAGACGAAAAGGTGCGCGATGGTGAGCGGGGCGGGCGCATCCCGCGCCGCCGCGTCCAACATGCCATGCGCGATGCCATGCGCGGCCTGACCGCGCCGGACGATGCCGAGATAGTCCGGGTGCGGCGCGCGAAAGCCCTCGCTGCGCGTCACATAGGTCATGGCTTCCACCACGGTGCCATCGGGCAGGACGATGTGGCGCGGCGCGCGCCGGTAGGCGAAGGGCGCGCCCTCCTTGGCATCCAGCGCGGCCAGCGCCGCGGCATTGGCGCGGAACACCACGCCCTCGGCCGCCTGGCCGGGCCGCGCGCGCAGGTTCAGCACGCCGCCCTGGCGCGTGCGCGAGAAGCAGTCGAAGACGAGTTCATGGTCCAGCAGCAGGGCGGTGGAAACCGGCTCCAGCCGCGCCGCGCCGAAGCCCCGCCGCGCGCACCAGGCGTTCCAATCCGCGGCGTCCAGATTGGAGCCGTAGCCAAAATAAAGCGTCATGACAGGGCGGCGCGGGCCTCGGCGAAGGCCGCGCGGTCGGCCTCGTCCACATGGGGGTAGTGCAGGTCGAGCTTCTCCAGCGCCTCGATGATGGCGCCCACCACCACCAGCCGCGTGAGCCATTTGCGGTCGGCGGGCACGATGAACCAGGGCGCCTCGGGTGTCGCGGTGGCGCGGATGGCCTCCTCATAGGCGGCCATGTAGTCGTCCCAGTGGCGGCGCTCGCTGACATCGGCGGCGCGGAATTTCCAGTGCTTCTCCGGCTCGTCCAGGCGGGAGAGGAAGCGGTTCTTCTGCTCCTCGCGCGAGACGTTGAGGAAGAACTTCAGCACCACCGTCCCCTGCCGCGTGAGGTAGCGTTCGGTGGCCGCGATGTCCTCCAGCCGCTCCTGCCAGATGTTCTTCGTCACGCAGGCGGGGGGAAGCTGCTGCCTGGCCAGGATGGAGGGGTGGACGCGCACCACCAGCACCTCCTCATACCAGGAGCGGTTGTGGATGCCGATCTGCCCGCGCGACGGCAGAGCCTGGATGTGGCGACGCAGATAGTCCTGCTCCAGCTCCGTCGTGGTGGGCGCCTTGAAGCTGGTGACGTGGCAGCCCTGCGGGTTCACGCCCGAAAACACGTGCTTGATGGTGCCGTCCTTGCCCGCCGCGTCCATGGCCTGGAAGAGGCACAGCACCGACCATCGGTTTTGCGCGTAGAGCATGTCCTGCAATTCGGACAGGCGCTCGATGCCGCGGGCCAGCAGGTCCGGCGCATCGGCCTTGGTGAGGCCGAGGCTGCCCGCGTCGTCCGGCGCATGGTCCGCGAGGCGGAACCCCTTGCCCGAGGTGATGCGGTAGCGCGCCAGCGCGGCGGGGGTCTTGCGCTTCATGGGGGCGATGGTCGCAGCACGCGCCCGCCGCGCCAAGCCCAAAGCAGCGCGGCCGCCTGCAGGGAAGCCGTCAGCCCCATGGCCCAGCCATAGCCCGCCGTGGCCCAGCCACCCGTCTCGGTGCGCGGCCAGAGGTCGATGATGGCGCCGATCACGTATTGCAGGATGAAGACCAGCACGAGCATGGCGAAGTTGATGGCGGTGGCGACACGCCCCGCCAGCTCTGCCCCGAAGCCCTGGCCCACGGCCGCATAGCCCACCGGCCCTGCCGCACCGAACAGCGAGAAGGCGAACCAGACCATTCCCATGGTAAGCAGCCCCGCCGGCGGGTTCAGGATGAAGACGAGCTGGATGGCGAATTGCGCGCAGACCGCCAGCATCGGCACCAGCATGGCCGGCGCGCCGCGCGCCTGCAGGGCCGAGGAAAGCTGCCCCATCAGCATGGAGCCCACCGCCATGCCCGCGGCATAGACCAGCAGGATGGTGGCGCGCGGCCCGTCGTCCAGCCCGCCCACGTCGCGCAGCCAGGGCCCGGCCCATAGCCCCGAATAGACGAAGTTCATGGCCGACAGCACGATGATGGCGGGGACGAAGCGCAGGAAGGTCGGGTGGGTGAAGATGGGCCCATAGGCCGCGATCTCGGCCGCCAGGTCACGGCGCGCTGGGCGCGCGGCGCCAGGGGGCGCATCGGCCAGGGAGAACCAGATCCAGGCGGCCACCGCCAGCGCCAGCACGCCCAGGATCAGGAAGCCGCCGCGCCAGCCCACGAAGGGCAGGATCGTCGCCAGGGGCAGCGTGGCCGCCACGCCCCCCAGCGCGCCCACGAACACGCCAGCCCCCGTCATGGCGGCGACCCTATGGCGGGGAAACCACTGCGTGTTGGCCTTGAGCATGGCCATCAGCCCCGCCGCGATGCCGATGCCCGTGATGAAGCGCCCCGCCCCCAGCATGATGGGCCCCGTGGCGAAGGCGCAGAGGAAGAAGCCCAGGCCCGCCAGCAGCGTCAGCACCGCCTGCACCCGGCGCGGCCCGTAGCGGTCCAGTGCCACGCCCACGGGAAGCTGTGTCGCTGCATAGGCCACGAAGAGCACCGCCGCCAGCAGCCCGAGGTCGCTGGCCGAGAGCGCGAATTCCAGCGCCAGCAGCGGCCCGATCAGCGCCAGCACCGCGCGGCTCGCCTGGTTCAGGAAGTTCACGGCCGCGAGCGGCAGGGTGATGCGCAGGAAGGCCCTCACCGCGGGCGCAGCCGGATGCTGAGGGGGCAATGGTCCGAGATCAGGTCGCGCATCGCGCGGTCGCGCTCGGCATAGACCATGACGCGCAGGCTGCCCGGTACCATCCAACCCCGCGCCGGCCCGCCGAGCAGGATGTGGCTGATGAAGGGGCGCCCGCCGCGCGGCCCGGCCCAGCAGGGGTCGGAGACACCCTCATTGGCGCGCAGCAGCCGGCCGGCCTGTTCCAGGGTGGCACTCATCTCGTCGCGCGGATGGTCCATGCGGCGGTTGAAGTCGCCCAGGATGGCGTAGGGGATGCCCTCGCGCTCCCGCGCCGCGACCCAGCCGGCGAGGACGGCGGATTGCTCGGCCAGGTTCGCGCATTGCCTGCTGCGATCGGCATCCAGCGGGCCGGACTGGCAGCCGGCGGCGAGGTGGATGGAGAGCAGCCTGAGCCGCCCGCCCGCCCATTCCACCGTGATGTCGGTGCCGCGGCGGTGGGAGAAGCGGGCACCGGGCGCCACGTCCAGCTCGACCAGGTCCGGGTTCTGCGTCACGCGCAGATGGCGGCGGACGGCGAAGCCGGTGCGCTGCACGTCCTCCTCGTCGGGGAAGAAGAAGGCGTGGTCGCGCGGGGAGAAGACGCGCGCGGCGGCCTCCGGCCCGTCCACCTCCTGCAAGGCCACGATGTCGGCTTCCAGCCGCTGGGCATAGGCCTGCAGCCGGGCGAAGTCGGCGGGACCACGGCGGTTGATCTCGGCCGGGATCATGGGATCGCCGGCCGGGCGGAGCGAGAGCCAGGCGATGTTCCAGCTTGTCAGCCGAAGCTCGGCCGCCTGGAGGGGGGCGGCCACGAGCAGAAGCAACAGGATGAGGAGGCGCATGGGGGCACCATGCCGCGAAATGCGCGGCGCGGCGAGGCAGGCTCAGAGCAGCAATTCGGCGGGTGTCGCGGCCGGTGCGGGCACAAGGTCGCGCGCGCCGCAGGCGCGGAGGAAGTCCGCGATGGCGTCCATCTCGGCGGCGGGGCGCGTGGGGTCGTGAAAAGGGTCCTCGGCGGAGCTGCCGGGTGGCACCCAGATCACCGTCTCATAGCGCGCGCGGGTCAACAGCACGCGGTAGGTGTTCCGGATGAAGTCGCGTTCCTCCATGCCGGCCACCACCTGCCAGCGCGCGCCGGCGAAGGCCCGGCATCGCCAGC from Roseococcus microcysteis includes these protein-coding regions:
- a CDS encoding polyphosphate kinase 2 family protein, which produces MKRKTPAALARYRITSGKGFRLADHAPDDAGSLGLTKADAPDLLARGIERLSELQDMLYAQNRWSVLCLFQAMDAAGKDGTIKHVFSGVNPQGCHVTSFKAPTTTELEQDYLRRHIQALPSRGQIGIHNRSWYEEVLVVRVHPSILARQQLPPACVTKNIWQERLEDIAATERYLTRQGTVVLKFFLNVSREEQKNRFLSRLDEPEKHWKFRAADVSERRHWDDYMAAYEEAIRATATPEAPWFIVPADRKWLTRLVVVGAIIEALEKLDLHYPHVDEADRAAFAEARAALS
- a CDS encoding gamma-glutamylcyclotransferase; this encodes MTLYFGYGSNLDAADWNAWCARRGFGAARLEPVSTALLLDHELVFDCFSRTRQGGVLNLRARPGQAAEGVVFRANAAALAALDAKEGAPFAYRRAPRHIVLPDGTVVEAMTYVTRSEGFRAPHPDYLGIVRRGQAAHGIAHGMLDAAARDAPAPLTIAHLFVYGTLMAGEANAHHLDGLPREAGRVAGVLHDCGPYPALALGDGEVAGEVLELPLARLAAMDALEGSPPGGAPGGLYRRTVLPVRVADGMVRAYAYVMDEAARHPRIPEGDWRAKATRHADWAAYAARTPPAER
- a CDS encoding MFS transporter, translating into MRAFLRITLPLAAVNFLNQASRAVLALIGPLLALEFALSASDLGLLAAVLFVAYAATQLPVGVALDRYGPRRVQAVLTLLAGLGFFLCAFATGPIMLGAGRFITGIGIAAGLMAMLKANTQWFPRHRVAAMTGAGVFVGALGGVAATLPLATILPFVGWRGGFLILGVLALAVAAWIWFSLADAPPGAARPARRDLAAEIAAYGPIFTHPTFLRFVPAIIVLSAMNFVYSGLWAGPWLRDVGGLDDGPRATILLVYAAGMAVGSMLMGQLSSALQARGAPAMLVPMLAVCAQFAIQLVFILNPPAGLLTMGMVWFAFSLFGAAGPVGYAAVGQGFGAELAGRVATAINFAMLVLVFILQYVIGAIIDLWPRTETGGWATAGYGWAMGLTASLQAAALLWAWRGGRVLRPSPP
- a CDS encoding endonuclease/exonuclease/phosphatase family protein, with the protein product MRLLILLLLLVAAPLQAAELRLTSWNIAWLSLRPAGDPMIPAEINRRGPADFARLQAYAQRLEADIVALQEVDGPEAAARVFSPRDHAFFFPDEEDVQRTGFAVRRHLRVTQNPDLVELDVAPGARFSHRRGTDITVEWAGGRLRLLSIHLAAGCQSGPLDADRSRQCANLAEQSAVLAGWVAAREREGIPYAILGDFNRRMDHPRDEMSATLEQAGRLLRANEGVSDPCWAGPRGGRPFISHILLGGPARGWMVPGSLRVMVYAERDRAMRDLISDHCPLSIRLRPR